The Clostridium sp. DL-VIII DNA window TATTTATTGTGCGCTTGATAATATGCTGAGATAGGAAAATAAGAGACTCTAGGAATAGAGTCTCTTTTAATGCAATAAAACAGAAAGGAGATAAACCATGTATGAGAAAGAGAGTAAAACTTAATGTCAGATTCATCAATGGAAATGTAATATGTGCTAAGCCTCCTGGGCAATGTAATAACTGTAAGGACATAAAGCAATGCGAGAAGATGGATTTTTATTATTATCCATATAAAGATAGAGATATAAGAGAATGTTTTAATAATAGTGATAAGAAAAAATAAATTTTAAAAATAGAAGGTGATAGCATGGCTAGGCATAGTGAAATATATAAAACTAAAGAATGGAAAGATGCAAGGAGATATGTTATCTCTAGAAGCAATGGGTTATGCGAAAGGTGTAAGCATAAAGGTAAGATGGTGCCAGGTAAGATTGTACATCATAAGAAGTGGTTAACTGATGATAACAAAAATAATTGGGATATAGCTTACAACCCTAATAACTTAGAATATATTTGCAATGATTGCCATGAAGAGGAACACGATAGAAGTATAGGACTACAAAGTTTTTTAATCCCCCCGGGGTAAACAAATTTTATCGATTGCTGTGAGACCGTATAGGTGAGATAATTTATCACTCGAGCTTCGCGTACATGAGGGGTGTGGTATGAAAGAAGGTGAAATAATGAAAGATTACATTTTATCGCAGGAAACAACAGAAGATGAAGGATTTTTGAAAAAGATAGAAAATGAAAAAAGAATCAAAAAAGAGGCAAATAGGTTGAAAAAATTATTCAAAGATATGCCTAAAAATACTATGGATAAAGTATCTTCATTAATAAAAAATGCTGCTTTTATGACAATCACTCTTGAGGATTTACAAGAAAAAATAATTCAAGACGGAACTGTTTCAGAATATAAAAATGGTGAAAATCAATTTGGAACTAAAAAGAGTCCTGAAGTTGAAATATATAATACCATGATTAAAAATCATATGGGAATAATAAAGCAATTAACTGATCTTATGCCAGAAAAGCCACAAAAAGAAACAAATGAAAATGATCAATTATTCAATATAATAAATCGTGGTAAAAATGGCTAAAGTAAAAGCTGAAGTTCCACAATATATAAAGGAATGGCATGATTATGTTTCAGAAAAACCTAAGAATCATGGTAAGGATATTAAGAAACTAAAAAAATTAGTTGAGAAGCTTCTTAAGAGTAAAACTGTATTTTATGATGATACGGATGTAAAAGCTTTTATTGATTTTTGTAGGTTAGTAAAACATAGAGAAGGTCGTTGGGCAGGACAGCCCTTAGAGTTAAGTATTGAGCAAAAGTATATAGCAGCATGTGTATTTGGATTTAAAATATACGATACTGAGTTAAATATGGTAGTAAGATATTTTAAAGAAATGGCTTTATTGGTTGCTAGAAAATGGGGTAAAAGCACATTCGTATCTGCAATAGCTGATTTTATGCTGATGTGCGACAGGGAACCAGCAGCTCAAGTATGGTGTTTAGCAACACAAAAACAACAAGCAAGTATAGTATATGAAGCGGCTAAAAATTTTGCTTTAAGTAGTGAAGCTCTAAAACCTCATGTAAAAACTAGAAGGGATAAAGATAATTCAGAAATGTTTTTGTTTCCTGCTGGAAATAGCTATATGAAGGCAGGAAGTAAAAATAGTAATTCACAAGATGGATTAAATCCTCATTGTGTTGTTATTGATGAAATGCATGCTATAAAAGATAGAAATACTTATGATGTATTTTCATCCGCAATGGGAGCTAGGACACAACCTCTAATATTTATTATAAGTACTTTTGGATTTCAAAGAGAAGGTATTTTTGATAGTGTACTTGAAAGATGTGAAGCAGTACTAAATGGTGAGAGCCAAGAAAGACTTTTTCCTATTATATTTAGAATAGATGAGAATGATAAAGCAGAAGATAGAAAATGCTGGATAAAAGCTAATCCAGGATTGATAGAAGCTAGACCGACAATGAGCTATCTTGAAGGAGAATATCAAAAAGCGTTGAAAGATCCTGCTCAAATGCCATCATTTTTAGCTAAACATTTAAATAGAGCAAGTTCTATGAGTGTAGTTTACTTTAACTTACAAGATGTAGACAGATGCGCTATTGATATGAATTTAGATATGATACAGGACAAGTATGCAGTTGGTGGTGCTGATTTAGCAGAAACAACAGATTTATGTTGTGCTTCAGCTTTAATACCTATAGATGGAAAGTTATATTTGTTCCAAAAATATTTTATAGCAGAATCTAGAATTCAACAAAATTCAAAGGCTGATAAAATGGCATATGAAAGTTTTTGCCATACTAATGCATTAGATCCACTTAATAATGAATTACTTAAAATATGTGAAGGTAGTTTAGTAAAAAAAAGTGATGTAACTGAATGGTTTATTGAATTATCTGAGAAATATCAAGTAACATTTTGGAAAATTGGCGCCGACAGGTGGCATTTTGATGAATGGAGCGAAGACATGGCACTAAATGGGTTTCCAAAGGAAGATAAAGATGGTAGAGGTGTATTATTTCCAGTAGCAATGGGAGCTAAGAGTTTATCAGAGCCTATGAAAGAAACTAGGGTATTATTTGAAGATGAGATAATACAATTTAGCAGGCATAATGGTTTATTTAGATGGTGTACAACAAATACAGCAGCGAAGATAACAATGCCTAATAATGACATACAACCAGATAAATCAAAATCAAAGGCACGTATCGATGGATATGTGTCTTTTTTATGTGCCTATATTGCTTATAAAAAATGCAAAGATTTGTTTGAAGAATATCAATAAAAGATTTTATCTGCGAAAGGTGGTGAGAAATATAGGAATATTTAATAGTATAAAAAACTTTTTTCAGCAAGATCAACTGACAGCAACAAAACTTATAAATATGCTTAACCAAGGTTACTCCATACTTCAAATAAATAGACAATTATATGACATTCCAGAAGTAAGAACAGCAATTAATTTTGTGGCTGAAAAAATAGCATGTGTACCTTTTTATCATATACGTGGAGATACAGAGGGCAATATGACAATGGTTAATGATAGTTTTCAATATGTTTTGAATGTAAGAACTAATAAGTATCAAGGCCCTCAAGTATTTTGGACTCAAATGATTACAAATTATCTTGTAGCAAACAATGCTTTTGGAATGCCAGAATGGAATGATAATGGAACTTTAGCAGCTATATATCCACTTCCATTTACTCAATTTGAATTTACTCAAGATGAAAATGAAAAATTGATAATTGTCTTCAGTGGAAATTTAAATTATGCATTTTATTATGATGATATTATCCACTTACAAAGATTTCCGACATTTAAAGGCGGAGCACCTAAACAAGCTACAGGAAACTATACAAAGATAGTTGGAACTATGCAGAATCAAGCAGTTGGAGATAGTGAAACAAATGGAAGAATATCAGCATTATTGCAGGTTAAAGCTTCTTTAAAATCAAGTGATATGAAGAAAAAGCTTGATGAATTTAAGCAGACATTTCTAACTTCTGAAAATACAACAGGAATGGGAATGATAGGAGCTGAATATGAACTCTTACCATTTAATTATAAAAGTAGCCCATTAAATACCGAATTATTAACTGAAGTTATAAAACAACTTTATAACTACTTTGGGCCATCTTATGAAATTATAAATGGTACTGCTGACGAATTAGATTATGAACAGTTTGTAGATAATAAACTTAAACCAATAATATATCAAGCTGAAGAGGAATTGACATATAAATTATTTTCAAGTAATGAAATATACTTCAATAACAAAATTCAAGCTGAAACAGTTGACTTGGAGATAAGTACATTAGCAGCAAAAACAGCATTCTACAAAGAAATGGTTTATGGAACAATCATGAATAGAAATGAAATAAGACGGAGATTAGGAATGCCAAGAGGTCCAGCTGAACTTGACAAATTCCTTGGAAATAAGAACTTTGAAACACTTGAACCAGGAATTTATGAAGTTGGAGGAACATTAGACAATCCGAATGATGGAAAGTAAAGGAGGAAATTAGTTTGGAAATTAAAGAAAAGAAGTCCCCATTAATAGCTTCAAACAAAAGAAAAGTTAATTTTGAAAATACAAAATCAAAATTTAGAGCTTCAACCGAAGAAATAAATGGACAACAGGTAAGAACATTAAAAGGATATCCAATACTTTTTGATGTTTATGGGCATCCATATATGGGGAGCAATTGGGTAGAGAAAATAGACAAAAATGCGTTGGCAACTGTAGATTTTTCGAACCTAGTAATACTGTTTAATCATGACAGCTCAATGGTATTAGGAAGAATGGGTAAAAATCTTACTGCTGTTATTGATGATGTTGGCTTGTTTATAACTGTTACATTAGGGAATACAGCTCTTGATGATTATGTCTATGACAGAGTTGAAAGAGAATTAGTAGATGGAATGTCATTTTGGTTTGATAACCAATCAATGGTAGCAACTGACTGGGAAAATAAAATTGATGTTGTTACAAAAATAAATCAAGTTTATGAAGTTAGTATTGTAACATTTCCAGCTTATGAGCAAACAGTTGTTATAAGTGATAATAACCAAAGTAGTGGAAATGCATTAACCAATAGCACATGTAACTTAGCATGTCCTAATTGCACGTGCCCTAAAGTAGATAAACCATGTATTACTTGTAATTACAATTGTTCTCAATGTGAAGTATGTACATGTCCTGTAAATAAGGTTATGAGTACGAACACAAGTAATAATAATACAAACACCAATGATGATACATCAATGGGTATGGATATGAACACCAGAAATGAAGAAGAAGAAAGTAAAAAAGAAGCATTATTTAAATTTATTGAATGCATGTAGGAGGGAATAAAATGAAATTAACACAAAAAGAAATAGCAGAACTTAAAAGGGAACAAACAGAACTTGAATCAAAGAGATCAGAGTTAAAAGAAAAATGTAAAAATCATAGAGATATGTCAGTTGAAGATTTAAATGGAGCTGCTGAAAACATACGCTCAATATCAGCAAGGCTTGATGAAATAGGAACACAACTAAAAGACGCACCAGTTGAAAAAAGAGGAGGACTTGGAATGTTAAAAGATTTAAAGGGAAATGAAATAACAGAAGAAAATTACAGATCATCGGCAAAGTATAGAGATGCGTTTTATAGAAGTTTCTTAAACAATAAAGTAAGTGAAGAGGATTCAGAAATAATGGCTTTTGGTAAAAGAGCTGTTACTAGCATGAATGGAGAGAGCGTTACAACAGGAAGTGAATATCTAGTACCTCAAACAACTTTAAATAATGTTTATAGTGTTATAAAACAATATGGTAAGTTATATAGTGCTATAACTAAGTTTGGTTTTACTGGAGATGTATCATTACCAATAGGTACAGTAGATTCACCAACAACTGATAATGCAGATGGAAGTGCAACTCTTACATTCTCATTTACAGAAGTTAAGATAAGTCAAATGGCAGTTGTAGCTACCATAGTAGTAAAAAATTTATTGCTTAGAAATAGTATTCCAGCATTTGAGCAATATTTATCAATGGAAATAGGAAAGTATATAGGGCTTTTATGTGAAAATTATGTATTGAATGGAACTCTTGATACTTCAACATTTGAAGGAATTATAACAGCTATAAAAGTAGCACCTTCGCAGGCTAAAACTTATTCAATATTAGATTGGAAAGGTATAGCTGGAATAATGGGAAGTGTAGAAAGTCCTTATGGAGATAATGCAACATGGGTAATGAAAAGAAGTACGTTTTTTAATAGATTTTTTGCATTAACTGATTCTACAGGTAAACCAATAGTTACTGTTTCACCATTAATTCAAGGCTTACCAGGTCAGGACAATTATGGAACTGCTACACCGTATCTAATTGCAGGACAACCTGTAATATTTACTTCGCAAATGCCAGATACTGATGGCATATTATATGGAGATTTAAGCACATATATAGTAAATGAATCAGAATCATTTGTTATAGAATCCAATACTTCTGAAAAATTTAGTGAAGATAAGACAGTATGGAGAGGTAAACTATATAGTGGCGGTAAAGGAACATTCCCTAAAGAAACATTTGCATATTATTCATATAGTGCATCTTAAGAAAGGAGCGGTAATTAATGGCTAAAGCTAAAAATGTGCCAGAAGATGTAGTGATAGAAGATACTACGGAAATCAAAAGTGAAACAGAAAATGTAGTAATTGAAAATGCTACAGAAATAAAAAGAGACGAAATAGTAATATACTTTAAGGCTATTAAACCATTAACAACTCAAGAACATGAGAATCTACATGAAAAAATAGAAGTTGAGATGAAAAGTTCAGGACTAAAAGTTATATTAGTCCCTTTTCTTGTAGATTTAGTTGATAGCCAGGATTAGAAAGGAGTAAATTTGGTATGGATGATCAAGAAATACTCGATAAAGTTAAACAAGGATTAAGTGTCGATGGAAATGATACTGATGAAACACTAAAAGTTAAGATTATGGCTGTCAAGCAATATATGATGAATGCTGGAATAGCCCAAACAACCATTGAAACTGAATTAGGTATTGCAGCTTTAACTATAGGAGTTAATGATATATGGCAATTATCACCTGGAGAAATAAAATTTTCATTTGCTTTTGAAATGTGTTTTATACCACAATTACAAGCAATAAGTATATGATGGTAATGCTATGCAAGGAAGATTAGATAAGAGAATAGTTGTATGGGGAAATATAGAATTTGATAATGAGATTGACGAAAAAGATTTTGGACCAAGAGAAATAAAA harbors:
- a CDS encoding HNH endonuclease gives rise to the protein MARHSEIYKTKEWKDARRYVISRSNGLCERCKHKGKMVPGKIVHHKKWLTDDNKNNWDIAYNPNNLEYICNDCHEEEHDRSIGLQSFLIPPG
- a CDS encoding terminase large subunit, producing the protein MAKVKAEVPQYIKEWHDYVSEKPKNHGKDIKKLKKLVEKLLKSKTVFYDDTDVKAFIDFCRLVKHREGRWAGQPLELSIEQKYIAACVFGFKIYDTELNMVVRYFKEMALLVARKWGKSTFVSAIADFMLMCDREPAAQVWCLATQKQQASIVYEAAKNFALSSEALKPHVKTRRDKDNSEMFLFPAGNSYMKAGSKNSNSQDGLNPHCVVIDEMHAIKDRNTYDVFSSAMGARTQPLIFIISTFGFQREGIFDSVLERCEAVLNGESQERLFPIIFRIDENDKAEDRKCWIKANPGLIEARPTMSYLEGEYQKALKDPAQMPSFLAKHLNRASSMSVVYFNLQDVDRCAIDMNLDMIQDKYAVGGADLAETTDLCCASALIPIDGKLYLFQKYFIAESRIQQNSKADKMAYESFCHTNALDPLNNELLKICEGSLVKKSDVTEWFIELSEKYQVTFWKIGADRWHFDEWSEDMALNGFPKEDKDGRGVLFPVAMGAKSLSEPMKETRVLFEDEIIQFSRHNGLFRWCTTNTAAKITMPNNDIQPDKSKSKARIDGYVSFLCAYIAYKKCKDLFEEYQ
- a CDS encoding phage portal protein; the protein is MVRNIGIFNSIKNFFQQDQLTATKLINMLNQGYSILQINRQLYDIPEVRTAINFVAEKIACVPFYHIRGDTEGNMTMVNDSFQYVLNVRTNKYQGPQVFWTQMITNYLVANNAFGMPEWNDNGTLAAIYPLPFTQFEFTQDENEKLIIVFSGNLNYAFYYDDIIHLQRFPTFKGGAPKQATGNYTKIVGTMQNQAVGDSETNGRISALLQVKASLKSSDMKKKLDEFKQTFLTSENTTGMGMIGAEYELLPFNYKSSPLNTELLTEVIKQLYNYFGPSYEIINGTADELDYEQFVDNKLKPIIYQAEEELTYKLFSSNEIYFNNKIQAETVDLEISTLAAKTAFYKEMVYGTIMNRNEIRRRLGMPRGPAELDKFLGNKNFETLEPGIYEVGGTLDNPNDGK
- a CDS encoding HK97 family phage prohead protease; the encoded protein is MEIKEKKSPLIASNKRKVNFENTKSKFRASTEEINGQQVRTLKGYPILFDVYGHPYMGSNWVEKIDKNALATVDFSNLVILFNHDSSMVLGRMGKNLTAVIDDVGLFITVTLGNTALDDYVYDRVERELVDGMSFWFDNQSMVATDWENKIDVVTKINQVYEVSIVTFPAYEQTVVISDNNQSSGNALTNSTCNLACPNCTCPKVDKPCITCNYNCSQCEVCTCPVNKVMSTNTSNNNTNTNDDTSMGMDMNTRNEEEESKKEALFKFIECM
- a CDS encoding phage major capsid protein; protein product: MKLTQKEIAELKREQTELESKRSELKEKCKNHRDMSVEDLNGAAENIRSISARLDEIGTQLKDAPVEKRGGLGMLKDLKGNEITEENYRSSAKYRDAFYRSFLNNKVSEEDSEIMAFGKRAVTSMNGESVTTGSEYLVPQTTLNNVYSVIKQYGKLYSAITKFGFTGDVSLPIGTVDSPTTDNADGSATLTFSFTEVKISQMAVVATIVVKNLLLRNSIPAFEQYLSMEIGKYIGLLCENYVLNGTLDTSTFEGIITAIKVAPSQAKTYSILDWKGIAGIMGSVESPYGDNATWVMKRSTFFNRFFALTDSTGKPIVTVSPLIQGLPGQDNYGTATPYLIAGQPVIFTSQMPDTDGILYGDLSTYIVNESESFVIESNTSEKFSEDKTVWRGKLYSGGKGTFPKETFAYYSYSAS
- a CDS encoding phage gp6-like head-tail connector protein — translated: MDDQEILDKVKQGLSVDGNDTDETLKVKIMAVKQYMMNAGIAQTTIETELGIAALTIGVNDIWQLSPGEIKFSFAFEMCFIPQLQAISI